CACAGAAAGTAGGCGTGCGTGAACCAGATCGACATCACCGCAGTGCGAAAGTGGCTAGAGCACATCCCCGGTGGCTCGCTGGCCGAGCGGTATGAGACAGAGTGGACCGCGTTCGAGCGACTGGATCGTCCGGTGGTGACTCTCTTCGGCGCGTATGACACGGGTAAGAGTTCGCTCCTGCGTCGTCTGCTCATCGATGCGGGAGCCCAAGTTCCCGAATGGCTGACGATTAGCGCGCGCCACGAGACTTTCGAAGTGAACAACGTGGAACTCGGCGGTTGTATCGCACGAGACACGCCGGGATTCGTGGTCGGCGCGTCTGATATTCGCGCCCAGAACAACTCCGAACGTGCGCTGGCAGCAGTGGGATTGACCGACATCGGGGTTGCAGTTCTGACACCGCAACTGGCCACCGCTGAGCGCGATGTCCTTCGGGAGGTCGCTTCCGCTGGATGGCCAAAGGGTGCTCTGTGGTTCGTCATCTCGCGTTTCGACGAGGCTGGCGCGAATCCTGAGTACGACGTCGATGGGTACCGTGAGCTCGGTGATCGCAAGGTGCGTGAACTTCTCGACGTGTTCGATCAGGTGGATCGTGAGCGTGTGTACGTCGTGGCCCAAGACCCTTTCCAGACAGCGGGTCCCGACCTCGACGTGGATCGCGAGGAATGGGATGCCTATCGAGACTGGGATGGTATGCGCGAACTGGCTAACGCGCTCGAGCAGATCCCGGCGGCGTCGCTACCGGAGCTCCGACGCGCAGCAGGTCAGCGGTACTGGAAAGCGGTTGTCTCTGAGGTTCTTCGGGAGTTGCACGGTCGGCTGGCCGAGTTCACGGCCAGTGCCGAGGTCGCGTCGCATGGCGTGGCACGACGCAACGGTTGGTTGAGTGAGCTCGAAGTCCTGGACCGAGCAGCGCGCGCGGACCTTAATGGGCTCGTAGAGGAGGTCTTTCATCGGTCACGGACAGCGCAGGACCGTTCGTCTGAAGATCTACTGCGCGAGATCGAGATCGCCCTTGATCGTTGGTTCACGAAGCATGAAGCACGACTCCAGAGACTGAAACAGTCGATCGGCAAGGCGGGCGATCGGGATCGTGCCATGCCTTCGTGGGATGGCTTTGCCTCGCTTGTCGCTTCGATCGACTCGGCGCCGACTGTCGATCCGAACAGTGGATACTCGCGTCACGTAGAAGACCTGGGGCCGATGTTGATCGCCTTGCTGAAGGCGACGCAGGGTGTCCAAGAGAAAGCCTCTTCTGCAAAGGGTTCCAACCACATTGCGCAAGGTGTTGCCATCGCGGAAGCGGCCTTTCCCGTCGCACTGTACATAGCGAAGATCGTGGATGACCGGAATGCCGCCATGTCGGGTGGCCAGGGTGCAGCTGCCTCCAGCCTGACGGAAGCGGTGAGTGAATGTACGCGTCAGGCACTCGATGCGTGGGCCCCGTTCGTCGAAGACGTAAGGGCATTGATCGACGCTGAGTCGGGTGAGCAGGTGGCGCTCGACGAGAGTCTGCGACGGATCGTCCAAGACTTGGATACAGCGGTACAGGAGGGAAGTAACCTCTGATCGCCCCATCGTGCGCTTGGCGGCCGCCGGCGGTGATTCCGCAGGTTCGGTCATCATGTCACACCCACCAGGCATGATGGCCCCATGCCCACCGTGATGGACCAGTTGGCGGAGGCGGTGTCCCGCGCCAAGTCCGGCTCACCGCTGACCCAGGTCTCTGTCATCGTGCCGAGCCACGGCTCCGGCCGGGACGTCCTGCACCACCTGGCGCGGACGCAGGGAGTGGCCAACACCAGCGTCCTCACCCTTGGGCAGGTGGTGGACAAGCTCGCCGCGCCCGCGCTCGCGCCTCGCCAACCGTTGCCGTATCCGCTCCTGGAGGCGGCGGTCCAGAGAGTTCTCGCCGACGCGCCGGGCGTCTTCGCCGACGTCGCCGACGAGCCCATCACGTCACAGGCTCTCGCGAGCGCAGCCTGGGAACTCACCGGTATCGCCGAGCCGGCTATGCAGTCGCCGACGCCCCTCGTCGCCGACCTGCTGCGTATCCATTGCGTCACGAAGGAGCGTTTGACCGGCTCGTATTACCTTCAGCATGAAGCGTATTCGGCCGCCGCCAAACGGTTCGACGAGCTCGGCGCGGTGATCGTCCATCACCCGGCCGCTCACGCGCCCGCCGAGCAAGCCCTTCTCAGTGAGCTCCAGCGCCGCGGCGAGACCATCGACGCGAACACCCACGTCTCACCCACCCAGGTCATCCACACCTCCGACGCCGACGACGAGATCCGCGCCGTCGTCCGGCTGGTCCGCAAACACCTCGCCAGCGGGGTGCCCGGCCACCGCATCGGCATCTTCTACGGCACCGACGACCCCTACCTTCCGCTGCTCCACGAGCACCTCACCGCCGGCCACATCGCTTTCGCCGGACCCGAATGCCACACCCTCGTCGACCGTCCCACCGGTCGCGCATTGCTCGGGTTGCTGGCACTCGACCACGACACGATGCCCCGGCGGGAACTGTTCACCCTCCTCGCCGAAGGCGCACTCCGACGCCCCGAACTCGATGACACGCCGATCACGCAGCCCCAGCTCGAACGCCTCACGCGCAGCGACGAACCCATCGTCGGCGGCGCCGACTGGGAGCGCCTCACCCGCGTCGGTGCGCACGAGAAGCACCACGCCAGGGCCGCGGCCGTCTACTCCTACGTCCGTCGCCTGCAGGTCGACCTGCGCGCTCTCGTCGACGCGCCGGACTGGGCGACCGTCGCCGAACATCTGAACACCCTGCTCGACACCTACTTTCGCACGCCGAAACGCGAGACCGCGGCCGCCGACCTCGCCGCGATCCGTGCCGACTGCGCGGGAATCGCCCTGATGGACGGCATCGCACCGCAGCCCACCGCGGCTCGGGTGCTCGACGCGGTCTCGATCCGGCTGAACGCGCACCGAGGCATGCACGGGACGTCGGGTGCAGGCGTGACGGTCGCACCGATCGCGTCGGGAGTCGGTCGCGACCTCGACGTCTGCGTCGTCGTCGGTGCCGCCGAAGGCATCGTGCCCGCACCCCGCCGCGACGACCCGCTTCTCCCGCCGGAACTGATCGGCATCACCGCCCGCGATCACATGGAACGCCAACGCCTCGTCTTCGCCGGTGCGGTGAGTGCCGGGCGCACCGAACGGGTCGTCACCTTCCCGCGCGGCAACCTGCGCGGCGGCGCCGAGAAGGTACCGTCCCGCTGGCTGCTGCCGGCGCTGGCCGATCTCGCCAGCCGCGACGTCGACGTCGTCAACTGGCAACGCGCGACGGAGGATTCGCCGCAGATCGTCGCAGTCGAATCCTTCGACGTCGCCGCCCAACGCGCCGACGAGCGCATCGGCGCCTCCGCGGCCTCCGACACCGAATGGCGCCTCCGCGAACTCGCCGCCGTCCCCGCCGACAGTCGTCGCGGAGCGCTCGACGATCCGATCATCAACCGCGGCATGCACATGCGCAGCGACCGCCTCAACGGCCGCTTCACCCGGTTCAACGGCAACCTGTCGTCGGTCAGCGAACTCATCACCACCTTCGATCAGCCGGTGTCGCCGACCGGCCTCGAACTGTGGGTGCAGAGCCCCTATCAGTACTTCCTCGAACACATCCTGCGCCTGCGTGCCCTCGACGACCCCGACGAGATCGCCCAGATCGACGCATTGACGCGGGGGACCCTGATCCACACCATCCTCGAACGGTACGTCCGCGCGACCATAGACGGCGCAGAGCTCGATCTCGCCCGTCTGCGGATCGTCGCCGCAGAAGTTCTCGACGAGGCGCAGGCCAACAGCCCGGGCTGGCTCGAACAGCTGTGGGCCAAGGACCGCGGCACCATCATGCGCGACCTGGACGAATGGTTCACCCACGACCACGCCGACGCCGCCGACGGCTGGCAGCCGACGCACGCAGAGGCGGACTTCGGTCTCGACGCGCAAGGCAGTCACGAGGTCTCGCTGGAACTGGGCGAAAGCAGGATTCGCTTCCGCGGGCAGATCGACCGCATCGACCGCCACCACGGTGGACGCATCCGCGTCACCGACTACAAGACCGGCAAGTCCGACAAATACAAGGACCTCGCCGAGAGCACACCCACCAACTCGGGTCTCCAGTTCCAGCTCCCCGTCTACGGTCTGTTCGCCCGCACCTTCGGCGCCGACGTCGAAGCCCGGTACTGGTTCATCACCAGCAAAGGCAAGTTCGCCTCGGTCGGCTACCCCGTCACCGACGACGTCGTCGCCACCCTCATCGACGACATGACGCTCGTGCACAAGTCGATTCGGGCCGGGTATTTCCCGCCCAAGATCGAAGACACCCACTGGGACTTGCCCGTCATCGACCTCCTCGGCCGTGCCGGACTGCGACGCGCCTGGGCCGCACTGGAACACGTCGACGAACTGTCCGACTACGTGCAGAAGTACGGAGGCTGAGATGACCCCAGCACAACTCGCCGACCAGGCCGCGCGCGATCGCATCACCACCGACACCGACGCCACCCTGTTCGTCGAAGCCGGCGCCGGCAGCGGCAAGACCCATTCGCTGGTCGGCCGCATCTGTCACCTCGTGCTGCACGACGGCATCGAACTCGATGCCATCGCCGCCATCACCTTCACCGAGAAAGCCGCGGCCGAACTCCGTGAACGCGTGCGTGTCGAGCTCGCCACACACGACACCGACCGTGCGCGAGCCGCTCTCGAACAGATCGACACCGCAGCCATCGGCACGCTGCACGCGTTCGCAGCGCGCATCATCGGCGAGCATCCCCTCGAAGCCGGAGTGCCACCACGCATGGCGGTCGTCGACGCCATGGGCTCCCAGCTGTCCTTCGAACGCCGCTGGCGCCGCATGCGCACCCGACTGTTCACCGACGACGCCCCACCCATGCTGGTCGACGCCATGGGCATCGTGATGGCCGCCGGCGCATCACTCGACCAGATGCGCACACTCGCCGATGCGCTGGACCGCAACTGGGATCGCCTCACCCTCGACGACAACCCCCAGGGCATCGCACCCGCCGACATCGACCGCATCCTGTGGGAGACCGACGCCATCATCGACAAGCTCGACGATTGTCTCGATCCGGAGGACAAACTCGCGGTCAAACTCGAGGAACTCCGCGAATGGCGGATCCTGGTTGCCGCCGAGCGTGATTCCTTCGGATGGGTCCCGATGGTGGACCTGTGCCCGAAGCTCGGCAACGTGGGTCGGGGGTCCGCGTGGCGCGGTGGTGTGGCGCAGTGCAAAGAGATCAAAGCCGCCGCCAAGGCGCTGCGCGAGGAGATCTGCTCCGACGTGGTCGGCACCTACGTCGACGGCGCGGTGCGCGTGGTGGTCCGTCACCTGTCGGAGATCGTCCTCGACGAGGCGCGCGAGCGGCAGCGCAGCGGACAGCTCGAATTCCACGACCTGCTCGTCCTGGCCCGCGACGTACTCGGAAAGCCGGAGGTCGCCGCAGCCGCCCATCAGCGCTACCAGCGCGTCCTCCTCGACGAGTTCCAGGACACCGATCCGCTGCAACTCACGCTGGCACAACGCATCGTCGCCGGCCGAGACGAAGCGGGTCGGCTCTTCACCGTCGGCGACCCGAAACAATCCATCTACCGCTTCCGGCGCGCCGACATCGCGGCGTACATGTCCGCGCGGGACCGCACCCCGTCGACCGACGTCGTGCAGCTGACCACCAACTTTCGGTCCACGCGTCCTGTCCTCGACTGGGTCAACGCCGTTTTCGGCCGGCTCATCGTCGCCGAGCATCACGTGCAGCCCGAGTACACGCCGCTCGACCCGGCCCCGGGCCGACCCCGCTGGGACCTCTCCTGGGGACCGAAGCCGTTCGTCTTCCCCGATACCGAGGAACCCGTCGACGACGAGGACGCACTCTCGCCCGCCGAAGCCCTCCGCGCACGCGAGTCGCGCGACGTCGCGAGGATCATCGCCACCGCCATCGAGAACGACTGGCGCAAGGAGACATTCGACGGCGATGCGTACCAGCATGTCCCATTGCGCTGGAAGGACATCTGCATCCTCATCCCGTCGCGGGCGGTACTGCCGTTCCTGGAGAAGAGCCTTGACGCCGCGGGCATCGAGTTCCGTTCGGAGGCATCGAGTCTGGTGTACTCGACGCAAGAGGTGCACGACCTCCTCGTCACCTGTCGCGCACTGGCGAACACCGCCGACGAGGCCGCCCTCGTCGCCGCCCTGCGTACCCCGCTGTTCGGCTGCGGCGACGACGACCTGCTCCGCTGGAAAGACGCCGACGGCCGATGGAGCATCTACGCCGATGCGCCCACCGACGCGCTCACCGGATCGCCGGTGGCGGCCGCATGTGCATACCTGAAGGCTCTGTCTTTGGAACTGGGGGACCTGAACCCGGGCGCACTGGTGAGCCGCCTGGCCATCGATCGTCGGGTGTTCGAGGTGTCCATGGACTCGCCCCGTCACCGCGACGTCTGGCGGCGGCTCCGCTTCGTCATCGACCAGGCCCGCGCCTGGTACGCCGAAGATCGTGGGTCGCTGCGCGACTACATCGACTGGGCCGCCACCCAGGCCGACGAGAACGCGCGTGTCGCCGAGACCGTACTCCCCGAGATCGGTGTCGACGCCGTGCGCATCATGACCATCCACGCCGCCAAGGGATTGCAGTTCCCGATGGTCGTCGTCGCCGGCATGAGCGGCGGATTCCGCACACAGCCCGAGCCGCTGCTTTGGGACGAAGACGAGAAGCTGCAGGCATGCGCGTCGAAGAACGTGACCTCGAAAGGTTATGCGGCAGCAGCAAAGACCGAAAAGGCGTACGCCGAGGCGGAGAAGAAGCGCCTGTTGTACGTCGCCTGCACGCGCGCCGAGAGTCACCTCGCGGTCTCCGGATACGTCGGGAAGAACGCATCCTGGGGAGCCGCGCTCGCACCCGCGCTGGAGGGCCTGCCCAACGACGTCCCCGAACTCGTCGAACCGGTCAGGCGCGACGACGAAGCGATCGCCCAGCACGAACGACAGGCCTGGATCGACTGGTCGGCAGAGACCGCCGCGATCGAGGCCGCCTCGACGATCCGCGTCTCCTACTCGGCGACGCGGATCGTCCACGGCATAGATGACGCCGAAACAGTTGTGCTGCAGGGGTACCGGGATTCTGGACGGCTGACAGCGCCGGTAGCCGAACAGATTCCGGTCGGCACCGCGAGCCCCGACAGCGGCGCGACGCTGGGTACCGCCCTGCACGCGCTCCTCGAACAGGTCGCCCTGGGTACCGCCGTCGACGACGGATTCGACGAGACCGCTCGGCGCGCGGCCGCACTCGCCGGCGTCGTCGACGTGGATCATTTCGTGGCGCTGGCTCGGTCGGCGTTGCAGTCGGCACCTGTTCAGCGGGCTGCCGTCCGCGAGCACTGGCAGGAAATGCAGCTCGCCGGTTCCGGGCCCGACGGAGTCACCGTGGTCGAGGGCATCGCGGACCTGGTGTATCGCGACGACGACGGTTCGTTGGTCATCGTCGACTACAAGACCGACGTCGGGGTTTCCGCCGACACCCTCGAGGCGTACTGGGCGCAACTCGCGATCTACGCCGATCTGCTGCGAAATGCGACTGGGGAGAGAGTGTCTCGGCTGGAGTTGGTGTTCTGCCGGCCTGACGAAGCAACCGTCGTCGGACGTGCGTTGTCCGGGGGTTCGACGAGCACCTAGGTCTCGTCAGGCTGTCGGTGCCGTGTCTCCCACGTGTGTGGCTCCGCGGATCTCAGCGTCGTCGGGTCGACGAGATAGAAACGCCCGTCCTGTCCGATGAACTCGTGGTAGACCGCGTCTTCCCAGGCTGCGGCGTGGGGACTCGGGCCCCACGGCGCATACCGGCCGATGACGACTCGGCCGGGCTCACCCTTTCGGGAATACGGCCGATAGACGTCCTCCGGGACCGCTGCGATGCGTGCTCGCGCCACGACGCCGTCGTCCAGTTCGGTCGGCAACGGCTGGTATGCATCGTCGTCGTCGGTCCACTCATAGTCGCAGGAGCCGCACCGGTATTCGAATGTCGCCGGGTCCGAGATGTCGCACCCGGCGAGGACGGTTGCGGACCCGATCGGTAGCGGCGGGAATCCCCAGATCACCTCGTAGGTGCGCATCGCCGAACAGCGTGGGCACAACGGTCGAGAACCGAACATGAGGTCGTCGGAACTCGGTGCGAGCGGACGATGGAGCCGGTCATGGCAGGTGCGGCACACGACGATCGGGCCGTAACCGAAGAACTCCAACTCCTGGGTGTCGACGAGCAGGTGATGTTCGAGGACCGGCTCCTCGTCCGCCCACTTCCCGCAACATGCGCACCGTGAGTACGGTTCGACAGGCTCAGACCGAGCGACACATCCCCGTTCGTCCAACTCGCGCCACGGCGTCGGAGACTCCTCCTCCGCCGAAATCGCCGCGATCAACCGTTCGCCCGTCGCCGTGTCGAGGGTGGCTGGGGCGCTCGGTAGGGGAGTGCCGATCCGGCGTTCGACAGCAGTCAGCGAGAGTTCGAACGGTCCCAGATACTGGTCGTACGAGTCCGGCCCCGTGGAGTCGTGGTGGGTTTCCTCCACCACGACGACGGCCGACGCCGGGCTGTCCGTCGTCACGATGACAAACAGATCTCCCGCGGCCCAGCGCGCGGGAAACGTGAACCCGAGATCGTCGAGGTCCAGATCGTCGTCGGGGTTGTAGTAGAAATCGACGGCCTGCCGCCACGGCGCCACGCCGACGAGGTGGATGCGGCGCCGTCCGGTCTCCGGGTCGTCTGGCATCTACTGTGCCCCCGCTTGGTTCACGTGATCTTCAGTTTCCACGCACCCAGCAATTCCGAAGTGAGTTCGCGAGACAGCTTGATCGAGTCGGCGTCCTCATTGTCTACCGCCGAATCGAACTCCCGAAGACGCTGCGTCCCCAACGCTCGTCGGAGTGTGGTCGTCGTCCGTGATCGCAATCCGCGTTGCGCCCGAACCAGCTGGTAGCGACCGGAGTCCCGGTGGGGAATCGGACCGGCCGCCGCAGCATAGGTGACGACCGGAGCCGACACCTCTCCGGAAGAACAGAGGAACAGCGCTGTGTTCATCGAGAATCCGGCATCGTCATCCTGTAGCTGCATCGCCCAAGTCTGGAACTTCGGGATCTGTTCGACGCTTTCCTCTATTTCTCGGCGTTCTTCGTCGGTCAGATCGTCGTCGACGGTGTGCACTAGAATGCCGTTAGGTCGGATGCCCTTGACAAGCGCGGTTTCCGCAGACGTCCCCGTCACACCGGGCACTGCAGCCCGGGCGTTTTCGTCCCACACGCGCCGCAGCTCGTCAAGGCGTGCCGCGCTGATAGGGTCCGCGTCTCGCAGCGTGTCTTCGACAAATGTGCGTGCTTCTCTGACGACGGTCTTTTGATCTGTCAGGATCATTGCCTCTGACGATCGTTGGGAGTTCGCCGAAGCATTGGCAGAGCCTACGATGGCCCACTCCGCAGTGACGAAGACCTTCGCATGCAGCTCAGCCAGAGAACGGACGTCCACCCCTCTCGACTGCAGAGTGTGGATGGCCGCAGGAGACGTTGCGTGGGACGCGACCGCCTCTCTGCTCGCATTGATGACGAGCTTGTCGCCGGCAGCCAAATGTCTCAGGAGATGCGGTCCATCGATGCCCAGGAAGGCAACCGCGACCCTGCGTGGCCCACGCCGGCGCAGTGTGGTCGAGATCTTCGGCCAGGGCTTGTCGCCAAGGAACTGAACCGTCACGCATCCGACTGTGCCACAAGGTGCACGTCGGGGGTGCAGGGTTTCGCAGAGCGCTACACCTCGGGGGCGATTCGCGCAGCGAAATCGCCCCGTCGGCATATCGAAGCCGGCCTTCAGCCGCCCGCGCACTTGTTCTGTGTCAGAACGGTGGCGGGTTGTTTCGGTCCCACTCGACTTGTTGTCGACGATGGGTGTCGGTGCGGTGTGCGCGCTCGTCGGTGAGTCGTTGCCGCGCCGGGTGGTCGGTTGGCTGGGTTTTCAACGACGCGAACAGGTCTCGCCCGGTGTATGGGTTGCCCAGGTAGGTGTGGCCGGTGGGGGCTTCGAACCACACGGCGAGGTACTCATCCTGGGAGTCGCGCCACCTGCCAAAGGTTTTGATGCGGTGGTGGAACCGGCACAACGGTTTGAGGTTGTGCTGGAGGGTCTTTCCGCCGCGGTCGGGCTGGCGGTGGTCGTATGGGTGGGTGTCGTCGAGGTCGACGGTCCACACCGGTTGATTGCAGCCGGAGAAGGTGCAGCACAACTCGCCGGCGCGGACGAGTGCCTGCAGTTTCTTGCTCGGTACGTAGGTGCTGGCGGCGGCTGCGGCCCGGGCGTCGGCGTCGGCCGGGTCGGTGCGCACCCCGGTGGTGATGAAGGTGTGAACCGCGTCAGCGAAGAGTCGGCGCATGGTGTGGGCGTCGATCAGCCCGTAGCCGTCGAGCATGCCGGGTTCGTTGTCGAGCCCGACAAAAGTCGTCAGGTTGCCCACGATGTGGTAAGTCGGTCGGGGTGCGCGGCAACTGGTGCAGGTGCATGTGCAGTCGCCGGTCGGCTCCGGGGCCTGCGCGTCGTCCTCGGGTTGGGTTGCGGCGGTGTCGGTCACGTTCGGTGCAGCAACGGGGGTGGGCCCGGGTCCGGGTGTTGTCGCAACGGCGGGCTCGGGGGTATCGAGGTTCTGCTCGGCTGGTGGGGGTGTGCAGTCGGCGCACCGGCAGTCCAGGGTTTGGTTGCCGTGGGCGAGGGCGAGGAGGGCGTCGGCGCGGCGCTGGGGCATGGTGCGCGGATCACCGGTGTGCACGCCGGTGGCCATGGCGGTCAGCTGGGCGTTGAGGGCGGCGGCGTCGGTGTGTGGCAGGTGCCCGGTGATGCGCGATTGGCCGGGTTGGTGGCGGTCGGGTCGGATGTCGATTCCGCGGTCGCGGGCGGCGTGGTCGTTGCGGCGTTTCACCGCATCAGGTGCATGCGTGTGGACAATGTTGTCGACCATGGTGGTGAACCGCGCCGTCGACATCGGATCGCGCGCCAGGATTGCCTCGGCCAACGCGGCGTCCACCATAGGCATGGTGGCGTTGTCGACGAAGTCGGTGCGTTTGAGTGCGATCAGGAACCGGCGAAGGTCGATTCGTCCGCAGGCCAGGGTGGTGCCGGTGAGGGGGAGTCGGTACCGCATGGCGTCGCCGGTGCGGATGAGGTCGCGGGCTTCGGCGGGGGTGAGGTTCAGGGCGGCGCCGAGTTCGGCGGTGGCTTGTTCGAATCCGTTGGGCCCGAACTGTTCATACGGGTCCGCACCGGTAACTGCTTGTGCTGTCCTGTCGAGGAGTTCGTCGATGGAACCTGCCTCGCCGGAGTGAATCGCACTGCGGTGCAGTAGGTATTCTTCTTCGCGTTGTTCGTGGAGCAGGCTGGCGGTGGTCAGTGTGCGGCAGGTGTTGGCGGCGTTCATCGATGCCGAGTAGACGGCGGTGCTGATCAGGGCTTCGGGCGAGAGGCCGGCGAGTGGTCCGAACACGTCGACACCCTCGTCGGGGAGGTCCCCGCCGGGGTCGATGGTGCCGAACTCGAATGCCATGACACCACCATACGAAAGGGGTCTGACAAAACCTGTCGGCACGATTTCGGCGGATCATCAGGCACGAGAACTACTTTCGGTAGTAGACGCTGGGTCAGCGATGGTGGATTGCGCGTCGCGCGACCTCGATGGCTGTCGGGCTCAGCGTCACCCCTCGGAGTCCCCGTTCCGGGGACGAGACGGTTTCGAGGAACTCGTGGATTCCGTTGTCGAGGTCGTAGAGGTCGTACTTCTGGATCGGGCGCCCGTCCGTGCCCTGCCAGCGATACGCGGTGAGCAGCGCGCCGATCGTCTCGAGGGGCATCTCGTCGCCGGGTTCGGAGGCGGCGGCGAAGAAGAGCATCAGCAGGCTCGCGTCCTCGGTGAACCCATCCATCTTCTGGTTCAGCAGCCGGTCGGCGAGATGGTC
The genomic region above belongs to Gordonia hongkongensis and contains:
- a CDS encoding GTPase domain-containing protein, encoding MNQIDITAVRKWLEHIPGGSLAERYETEWTAFERLDRPVVTLFGAYDTGKSSLLRRLLIDAGAQVPEWLTISARHETFEVNNVELGGCIARDTPGFVVGASDIRAQNNSERALAAVGLTDIGVAVLTPQLATAERDVLREVASAGWPKGALWFVISRFDEAGANPEYDVDGYRELGDRKVRELLDVFDQVDRERVYVVAQDPFQTAGPDLDVDREEWDAYRDWDGMRELANALEQIPAASLPELRRAAGQRYWKAVVSEVLRELHGRLAEFTASAEVASHGVARRNGWLSELEVLDRAARADLNGLVEEVFHRSRTAQDRSSEDLLREIEIALDRWFTKHEARLQRLKQSIGKAGDRDRAMPSWDGFASLVASIDSAPTVDPNSGYSRHVEDLGPMLIALLKATQGVQEKASSAKGSNHIAQGVAIAEAAFPVALYIAKIVDDRNAAMSGGQGAAASSLTEAVSECTRQALDAWAPFVEDVRALIDAESGEQVALDESLRRIVQDLDTAVQEGSNL
- a CDS encoding PD-(D/E)XK nuclease family protein codes for the protein MPTVMDQLAEAVSRAKSGSPLTQVSVIVPSHGSGRDVLHHLARTQGVANTSVLTLGQVVDKLAAPALAPRQPLPYPLLEAAVQRVLADAPGVFADVADEPITSQALASAAWELTGIAEPAMQSPTPLVADLLRIHCVTKERLTGSYYLQHEAYSAAAKRFDELGAVIVHHPAAHAPAEQALLSELQRRGETIDANTHVSPTQVIHTSDADDEIRAVVRLVRKHLASGVPGHRIGIFYGTDDPYLPLLHEHLTAGHIAFAGPECHTLVDRPTGRALLGLLALDHDTMPRRELFTLLAEGALRRPELDDTPITQPQLERLTRSDEPIVGGADWERLTRVGAHEKHHARAAAVYSYVRRLQVDLRALVDAPDWATVAEHLNTLLDTYFRTPKRETAAADLAAIRADCAGIALMDGIAPQPTAARVLDAVSIRLNAHRGMHGTSGAGVTVAPIASGVGRDLDVCVVVGAAEGIVPAPRRDDPLLPPELIGITARDHMERQRLVFAGAVSAGRTERVVTFPRGNLRGGAEKVPSRWLLPALADLASRDVDVVNWQRATEDSPQIVAVESFDVAAQRADERIGASAASDTEWRLRELAAVPADSRRGALDDPIINRGMHMRSDRLNGRFTRFNGNLSSVSELITTFDQPVSPTGLELWVQSPYQYFLEHILRLRALDDPDEIAQIDALTRGTLIHTILERYVRATIDGAELDLARLRIVAAEVLDEAQANSPGWLEQLWAKDRGTIMRDLDEWFTHDHADAADGWQPTHAEADFGLDAQGSHEVSLELGESRIRFRGQIDRIDRHHGGRIRVTDYKTGKSDKYKDLAESTPTNSGLQFQLPVYGLFARTFGADVEARYWFITSKGKFASVGYPVTDDVVATLIDDMTLVHKSIRAGYFPPKIEDTHWDLPVIDLLGRAGLRRAWAALEHVDELSDYVQKYGG
- a CDS encoding UvrD-helicase domain-containing protein, with amino-acid sequence MTPAQLADQAARDRITTDTDATLFVEAGAGSGKTHSLVGRICHLVLHDGIELDAIAAITFTEKAAAELRERVRVELATHDTDRARAALEQIDTAAIGTLHAFAARIIGEHPLEAGVPPRMAVVDAMGSQLSFERRWRRMRTRLFTDDAPPMLVDAMGIVMAAGASLDQMRTLADALDRNWDRLTLDDNPQGIAPADIDRILWETDAIIDKLDDCLDPEDKLAVKLEELREWRILVAAERDSFGWVPMVDLCPKLGNVGRGSAWRGGVAQCKEIKAAAKALREEICSDVVGTYVDGAVRVVVRHLSEIVLDEARERQRSGQLEFHDLLVLARDVLGKPEVAAAAHQRYQRVLLDEFQDTDPLQLTLAQRIVAGRDEAGRLFTVGDPKQSIYRFRRADIAAYMSARDRTPSTDVVQLTTNFRSTRPVLDWVNAVFGRLIVAEHHVQPEYTPLDPAPGRPRWDLSWGPKPFVFPDTEEPVDDEDALSPAEALRARESRDVARIIATAIENDWRKETFDGDAYQHVPLRWKDICILIPSRAVLPFLEKSLDAAGIEFRSEASSLVYSTQEVHDLLVTCRALANTADEAALVAALRTPLFGCGDDDLLRWKDADGRWSIYADAPTDALTGSPVAAACAYLKALSLELGDLNPGALVSRLAIDRRVFEVSMDSPRHRDVWRRLRFVIDQARAWYAEDRGSLRDYIDWAATQADENARVAETVLPEIGVDAVRIMTIHAAKGLQFPMVVVAGMSGGFRTQPEPLLWDEDEKLQACASKNVTSKGYAAAAKTEKAYAEAEKKRLLYVACTRAESHLAVSGYVGKNASWGAALAPALEGLPNDVPELVEPVRRDDEAIAQHERQAWIDWSAETAAIEAASTIRVSYSATRIVHGIDDAETVVLQGYRDSGRLTAPVAEQIPVGTASPDSGATLGTALHALLEQVALGTAVDDGFDETARRAAALAGVVDVDHFVALARSALQSAPVQRAAVREHWQEMQLAGSGPDGVTVVEGIADLVYRDDDGSLVIVDYKTDVGVSADTLEAYWAQLAIYADLLRNATGERVSRLELVFCRPDEATVVGRALSGGSTST
- a CDS encoding HNH endonuclease signature motif containing protein, translated to MAFEFGTIDPGGDLPDEGVDVFGPLAGLSPEALISTAVYSASMNAANTCRTLTTASLLHEQREEEYLLHRSAIHSGEAGSIDELLDRTAQAVTGADPYEQFGPNGFEQATAELGAALNLTPAEARDLIRTGDAMRYRLPLTGTTLACGRIDLRRFLIALKRTDFVDNATMPMVDAALAEAILARDPMSTARFTTMVDNIVHTHAPDAVKRRNDHAARDRGIDIRPDRHQPGQSRITGHLPHTDAAALNAQLTAMATGVHTGDPRTMPQRRADALLALAHGNQTLDCRCADCTPPPAEQNLDTPEPAVATTPGPGPTPVAAPNVTDTAATQPEDDAQAPEPTGDCTCTCTSCRAPRPTYHIVGNLTTFVGLDNEPGMLDGYGLIDAHTMRRLFADAVHTFITTGVRTDPADADARAAAAASTYVPSKKLQALVRAGELCCTFSGCNQPVWTVDLDDTHPYDHRQPDRGGKTLQHNLKPLCRFHHRIKTFGRWRDSQDEYLAVWFEAPTGHTYLGNPYTGRDLFASLKTQPTDHPARQRLTDERAHRTDTHRRQQVEWDRNNPPPF
- a CDS encoding phospholipase D-like domain-containing protein, producing MTVQFLGDKPWPKISTTLRRRGPRRVAVAFLGIDGPHLLRHLAAGDKLVINASREAVASHATSPAAIHTLQSRGVDVRSLAELHAKVFVTAEWAIVGSANASANSQRSSEAMILTDQKTVVREARTFVEDTLRDADPISAARLDELRRVWDENARAAVPGVTGTSAETALVKGIRPNGILVHTVDDDLTDEERREIEESVEQIPKFQTWAMQLQDDDAGFSMNTALFLCSSGEVSAPVVTYAAAAGPIPHRDSGRYQLVRAQRGLRSRTTTTLRRALGTQRLREFDSAVDNEDADSIKLSRELTSELLGAWKLKIT